Proteins found in one Paenibacillus borealis genomic segment:
- a CDS encoding PLP-dependent aminotransferase family protein encodes MKRYNSVVIEMEKRMKEGQYRPGEKLPSVRSAAAFYGCSVSTILRAYGELERTHLIYSIPQSGYYMVEKTEEPGPPGDSGTIDFASASPDLNVFPYLDFQHCLNKAIDQYKYNLFTYGDALGLDTLRRTLVSHLADDQVFAKAEEIIITSGIQQALEILARMPFPSGRTEILVEQPGYDIYLRYLEAEGLPVSGIGRSAAGINLRELEERFASGRFKLFYTMPRYHNPLGTSYSTEERQAIAGLASKYDVYIVEDDYMADLGIGRRFDPVYAYDQTSHAVYLKSFSKIIFPGLRLGAVVMPAPLLETFRTYKGYTDTSLLSQAALEVYIKNGMYEHHRHKIKAMYAKRMQAVYEALRRHNTEGLIEASADSSGVYMQFKLPVTVNLERLVKRLGERKISVVSGNGFYISGYRNREKFLRISISRAGLDQIDEGIKAIVQEVKRGSGW; translated from the coding sequence ATGAAAAGGTACAATTCGGTTGTAATTGAGATGGAGAAGCGGATGAAGGAAGGACAGTACCGTCCTGGGGAAAAGCTGCCTTCCGTGCGCAGTGCCGCAGCATTCTACGGCTGCAGTGTCAGCACCATTCTGCGGGCTTACGGGGAGCTGGAGCGGACACATCTGATTTATTCGATTCCGCAGAGCGGCTATTACATGGTGGAGAAGACCGAAGAACCCGGACCACCCGGGGACAGCGGGACAATCGACTTCGCTTCGGCGTCGCCTGACCTGAATGTTTTTCCTTATCTGGATTTCCAGCATTGCCTCAACAAGGCGATTGACCAGTACAAATACAACCTGTTCACTTATGGGGATGCGCTGGGACTGGATACGCTGCGCCGTACGCTGGTGTCGCATCTGGCGGATGATCAGGTCTTTGCCAAGGCGGAGGAGATCATCATTACTTCAGGAATTCAGCAGGCATTAGAGATCCTGGCCAGAATGCCGTTCCCTAGCGGCCGGACGGAGATCCTCGTGGAACAGCCGGGCTATGATATTTATCTGCGGTATTTGGAGGCGGAGGGGCTGCCAGTAAGCGGGATTGGCCGCTCTGCAGCCGGCATTAACCTGCGGGAACTGGAGGAGCGGTTTGCAAGCGGCAGGTTTAAATTGTTCTATACCATGCCCCGGTATCATAATCCGCTTGGAACGTCTTACAGCACAGAAGAGCGGCAAGCCATTGCCGGATTAGCCAGTAAATATGATGTGTACATCGTTGAGGATGATTATATGGCCGATCTGGGCATCGGGCGGCGCTTTGATCCTGTATATGCGTATGACCAGACTTCACATGCCGTGTATTTGAAAAGCTTCTCCAAAATCATCTTCCCGGGCCTCAGGCTAGGGGCAGTTGTGATGCCTGCACCGCTGCTGGAAACCTTCCGTACGTATAAAGGATATACAGACACTTCCCTGTTATCCCAGGCAGCGCTTGAGGTATACATCAAGAATGGTATGTATGAGCACCACAGGCACAAAATTAAAGCGATGTACGCCAAAAGAATGCAGGCGGTGTATGAGGCGCTCCGGCGGCACAATACGGAGGGTCTGATTGAGGCCTCTGCGGACAGCTCTGGCGTCTATATGCAATTCAAATTGCCGGTAACCGTGAATCTGGAACGGCTGGTCAAGCGGCTGGGAGAGCGGAAGATCAGTGTTGTGTCCGGCAACGGATTCTATATATCGGGATACCGGAACCGGGAAAAGTTCCTGCGCATCAGTATTTCCCGCGCCGGGCTGGACCAGATTGATGAGGGGATCAAGGCTATTGTTCAGGAGGTGAAGCGGGGGAGCGGATGGTAG
- the nfsA gene encoding oxygen-insensitive NADPH nitroreductase produces MNETLELLNRHTSVRQFQDKPVSDEQLAAIIGAGQMASTSSNVQAYSVIAVTEPGLKAQLSALSGNQAYIEQCPVFLVWCADLYRLREAAAPHLQGAPSYEDSTENLIVATVDVALAAQNAAVAAESLGLGIVYIGGVRNNIAALSELLGLPELVYPVFGMCLGYPAAVNGVRPRLPLQAVLHHNGYNAEAAIQQAGVYDGISRDYMRERTGGQSEASWSEIMAKRQAQPSRMHMKEFLLGKGFMQR; encoded by the coding sequence GTGAATGAAACCCTTGAGCTGTTGAACCGTCATACCTCCGTCCGCCAGTTTCAGGACAAGCCCGTGAGTGACGAGCAGCTTGCCGCCATTATCGGGGCGGGCCAGATGGCCTCCACCTCCAGCAATGTACAGGCCTATAGCGTAATTGCCGTAACTGAGCCCGGACTTAAAGCGCAGCTGTCTGCCTTATCCGGCAATCAGGCATATATCGAGCAGTGCCCGGTCTTCCTGGTCTGGTGCGCCGATCTGTACCGGCTGCGTGAGGCGGCGGCTCCCCATCTACAGGGGGCGCCATCCTATGAGGACAGTACAGAGAATCTGATCGTTGCCACCGTAGATGTGGCGCTCGCGGCGCAGAATGCTGCGGTTGCCGCCGAATCGCTCGGTCTTGGCATCGTGTATATCGGCGGCGTCCGCAATAATATTGCTGCTCTGTCAGAGCTGTTGGGCCTGCCGGAGCTGGTCTATCCGGTATTCGGCATGTGCCTTGGTTATCCCGCCGCCGTGAATGGAGTGCGGCCGCGTCTGCCGCTGCAGGCCGTGCTGCATCATAACGGCTATAATGCCGAAGCGGCCATACAGCAGGCCGGGGTGTACGACGGAATCTCCCGGGACTACATGCGTGAGCGGACCGGCGGCCAGAGTGAGGCCTCGTGGTCGGAGATCATGGCGAAGCGCCAGGCCCAGCCGTCAAGAATGCATATGAAGGAGTTCCTGCTGGGCAAAGGGTTCATGCAGAGATAG
- a CDS encoding glycoside hydrolase family 30 protein, giving the protein MIKRIGLAALLAALLAGSGGIAPQPVSAAGETAEVWITTSDPNTEPAVGLSTGARLTRIGDKSFSSGTGSSDYTITVNENTTYQQMDGFGVSLTDSSAWLLNYKLNAAKRAEVMEKLFGSTGIGLSVLRQPMGSSDFTWSAYTYDDTAGDTSLGQFTISRDLPYIVPMVKAAIAKNPGIKVFTSPWSAPAWMKYSGTLNGGKLKAEYYQTYADYFKKYIQAYQAQGIPIYAVTVQNEPMYETGAYPSMGMNEQDETGFIGDYLGPTLQNAGINTKIIAFDHNYLNWSFPNTVVQNLKNSGKASYIAGSAFHHYDSGDGSQMTSMHNAHPDKDIWFTEGGFGTWNDPQNGTSQGFDNMITEFINITRNWSKSVILWNAALDQKDGPALLSAYNTNRGMVTIQNSDNSNSNPENNVTYTKQYYLLGHFSKFVVPGAYRIQSNTSNDLKNVAFKNPDGSKVVIAYNPQTSAKNVKIQWGSQSFIVNVPAKSVMTYKWYGNPS; this is encoded by the coding sequence ATGATCAAAAGAATTGGACTGGCAGCACTGCTCGCCGCGCTGCTTGCGGGCAGCGGAGGCATTGCGCCGCAACCGGTTTCGGCTGCAGGGGAAACGGCAGAGGTATGGATAACCACCTCAGACCCGAATACGGAGCCGGCTGTCGGACTTAGCACCGGCGCCCGCTTGACACGTATCGGGGATAAGAGCTTCAGTTCCGGCACCGGAAGCAGTGATTATACGATTACAGTCAACGAGAACACCACCTATCAGCAAATGGACGGATTCGGCGTTTCCCTTACCGACTCCTCAGCCTGGCTGCTCAATTACAAGCTGAATGCCGCCAAGCGGGCCGAGGTGATGGAGAAGCTGTTTGGCAGCACAGGGATTGGCTTAAGCGTGCTGCGGCAGCCGATGGGCAGCTCGGACTTCACCTGGTCGGCCTACACGTATGATGACACGGCTGGAGACACCTCACTCGGCCAGTTCACGATCAGCCGCGATCTGCCTTATATCGTTCCGATGGTCAAGGCCGCAATTGCCAAGAACCCCGGCATCAAGGTGTTTACTTCACCATGGAGCGCCCCGGCCTGGATGAAGTATTCCGGCACCCTGAACGGCGGCAAGCTCAAAGCTGAGTACTATCAGACCTACGCCGACTATTTCAAAAAATACATTCAGGCCTATCAGGCCCAGGGGATTCCCATTTATGCCGTCACCGTACAGAACGAGCCCATGTATGAAACCGGAGCTTACCCCTCGATGGGAATGAACGAGCAGGATGAGACCGGCTTCATCGGAGACTATCTGGGCCCAACCCTGCAGAATGCCGGGATCAATACCAAGATCATTGCTTTTGACCATAACTACCTGAACTGGAGCTTCCCGAATACGGTCGTTCAGAATCTGAAAAACTCCGGCAAAGCAAGCTATATCGCCGGCAGCGCCTTCCATCACTACGACAGCGGCGACGGCTCGCAGATGACCTCCATGCATAATGCCCATCCCGATAAAGACATCTGGTTCACAGAGGGCGGGTTCGGCACCTGGAATGATCCGCAGAACGGCACAAGCCAGGGCTTCGACAACATGATCACTGAATTCATCAATATTACCCGCAACTGGTCCAAATCGGTTATTCTCTGGAACGCCGCACTTGATCAGAAGGACGGTCCTGCCCTGCTGTCTGCCTACAATACCAACCGGGGCATGGTCACCATTCAGAACTCCGACAATTCAAACAGCAATCCGGAGAACAATGTCACTTATACCAAGCAATATTATCTGCTGGGCCACTTCAGTAAATTTGTTGTTCCGGGCGCTTACCGCATCCAGAGCAATACCAGCAATGATCTGAAGAATGTGGCCTTCAAGAATCCCGATGGCTCCAAGGTAGTAATCGCTTATAATCCGCAGACCTCGGCCAAGAACGTCAAGATACAATGGGGCAGCCAGTCGTTTATCGTAAATGTGCCTGCCAAGTCAGTAATGACTTATAAATGGTACGGCAATCCGTCTTAA
- a CDS encoding ABC transporter ATP-binding protein — protein MDHVIELNNVSRSFQDNKAVDRVSFTINRGSITALLGPNGAGKTTTLSMLLGLLEPTEGSVQVFGLPPKDARVRERTGAMLQEVSVMDRLKVREILSLIRSYYPQPMEMEVLLQATGLAPADLNRYAEKLSGGQKRSLSFALALAGNPDLLFFDEPTVGLDTTARRRFWEKVRGLADQGKTILFTTHYLQEAEDIADRILLFSHGSLVADGSPEEIKARIVSKSVSFLPLGDPAVLRGQLLELPEVEACYEKNGRLHVTTENTDEALRAIFTGGLAVKDVVIDQGKLDEAFEQLTMSQEAAV, from the coding sequence ATGGATCATGTCATCGAATTAAACAATGTCAGCAGAAGCTTCCAGGATAACAAAGCGGTGGATCGCGTCAGCTTCACCATTAACAGAGGTTCCATTACAGCACTGCTCGGCCCTAACGGAGCAGGTAAAACAACTACCTTGTCCATGCTCCTGGGGCTGCTTGAGCCCACAGAAGGAAGTGTGCAGGTGTTCGGTCTTCCGCCCAAAGACGCCAGGGTACGGGAGCGGACGGGAGCGATGCTGCAGGAGGTGAGTGTGATGGACCGGCTGAAGGTCCGCGAGATTCTGTCCCTGATCCGCAGCTATTATCCCCAGCCGATGGAGATGGAGGTGCTGCTTCAGGCCACGGGGCTTGCCCCGGCCGATCTCAACCGCTACGCGGAGAAGCTCTCCGGCGGCCAGAAGCGCAGTCTCAGCTTCGCGCTGGCGCTGGCGGGTAATCCCGATCTGCTATTTTTTGACGAACCGACGGTTGGGCTCGATACCACCGCCCGGCGCCGTTTCTGGGAGAAGGTCCGGGGACTGGCAGACCAGGGCAAGACGATTCTGTTCACCACCCACTATCTGCAGGAGGCGGAGGACATCGCTGACCGGATTCTGCTCTTCAGCCACGGCTCCCTTGTGGCAGACGGCAGCCCGGAGGAGATTAAGGCCAGAATCGTGAGTAAGTCAGTGTCCTTCCTGCCGCTCGGCGATCCGGCGGTGCTGCGCGGACAGTTGCTGGAGCTGCCTGAGGTCGAAGCCTGCTACGAGAAGAACGGGCGGCTGCATGTAACGACGGAGAATACGGATGAGGCGCTGCGGGCTATTTTTACAGGCGGACTTGCGGTGAAGGATGTTGTGATTGATCAGGGGAAGCTGGATGAAGCGTTCGAGCAGTTGACTATGAGCCAGGAGGCGGCGGTATGA
- a CDS encoding ABC transporter permease, whose amino-acid sequence MKQMMAQCKAELLRIIRNPYYVFWSLLMPIMFYFIFTRVVNTGTDDTQEWQAHYLMSMAAFSVMGSAIMTLGTRLVQERTQGWNTFIRITPLPGTVYFLGKMFGQTVMHLFSVLCIFAAGYLINGVSLTAGQWLLSGLWLLAGSLPFLALGTIIGSMKRVDTASGVSNVLYMALAVAGGMWMPLDIMPDVMQRIGRWLPSYNYGDGAWEIVGGGVPQWNSALLLLGYLAVFMLLSVYIRKKQEAV is encoded by the coding sequence ATGAAACAAATGATGGCCCAGTGCAAAGCGGAGCTGCTGCGGATAATCCGCAATCCCTATTACGTGTTCTGGTCGCTGCTGATGCCGATTATGTTCTATTTCATCTTCACAAGGGTGGTCAATACGGGGACAGACGATACCCAGGAGTGGCAGGCGCATTACCTGATGTCGATGGCTGCCTTCAGCGTGATGGGCTCTGCGATCATGACCCTCGGCACCCGGCTGGTGCAGGAGCGGACCCAGGGCTGGAATACGTTCATCCGCATTACTCCGCTTCCGGGCACTGTTTATTTTCTGGGAAAAATGTTCGGCCAGACGGTGATGCATCTGTTCTCCGTACTGTGTATTTTTGCTGCCGGATATCTGATCAACGGGGTGTCGCTGACGGCGGGACAATGGCTGCTTAGCGGTCTGTGGCTGCTTGCCGGCTCGCTGCCTTTTCTGGCGCTGGGTACGATTATCGGCTCAATGAAGCGGGTGGATACGGCGAGCGGGGTGAGTAACGTGCTCTATATGGCGCTGGCGGTGGCGGGCGGGATGTGGATGCCTCTGGATATTATGCCGGATGTAATGCAGCGGATCGGCCGCTGGCTGCCTTCCTACAATTACGGAGACGGTGCCTGGGAGATTGTAGGCGGAGGGGTTCCGCAGTGGAATTCCGCACTGCTATTACTCGGATACCTCGCAGTTTTTATGCTATTATCGGTCTATATCCGAAAAAAACAGGAAGCGGTGTAA
- a CDS encoding sensor histidine kinase has translation MAREQFRLFPRRFGYYPFIWLIYLAFPILNLQGYSGYKLLGGYALVAIFTVAYRQLYWTEGKTYSAWLGLQMLLIAVLCIVYSPFNFYMGFFTSNFVGWYTDLRRFKRAFAVFTMMVVGLSLLSFSKTNGTEWLFLFPFVMMMLITPFGIRSMNRRRMLEKELDQANEVIREMVKREERMRIARDLHDTMGHTLSLITLKSQLVEKLVVKNPERAQAEAREIQRTSRAALRQVRELVSEMRAVTVAEELAEAGEMLRSAEIGLEVDGDAALPGVSDLTQNILSLCIKEAVTNIVKHSGADLCRIGIGMTAGEVRITVEDNGVGPGLQDGGAEGAAHRRDGNGMKGMAERLALIDGSLTLGPGTGSGIGTGTGTGTGTLLTVVTPRVVKDRKDGETA, from the coding sequence ATGGCACGTGAGCAGTTCCGGTTATTTCCGCGCAGGTTTGGTTACTACCCTTTTATCTGGCTGATCTATCTGGCATTCCCGATCTTAAATCTTCAGGGGTACAGCGGATACAAATTACTGGGGGGATATGCGCTGGTGGCGATTTTCACGGTCGCCTACCGTCAGCTCTACTGGACAGAGGGCAAGACCTACTCGGCCTGGCTGGGTCTTCAAATGCTGCTGATTGCTGTGTTATGTATAGTGTACAGCCCTTTCAATTTCTATATGGGCTTCTTCACAAGCAATTTTGTCGGCTGGTATACCGATCTGCGCAGGTTCAAACGGGCCTTCGCTGTGTTCACGATGATGGTTGTCGGTCTGTCACTGCTGTCTTTTAGCAAAACGAACGGTACAGAATGGCTATTCCTGTTTCCCTTTGTCATGATGATGCTGATTACTCCTTTTGGCATCCGCTCCATGAACCGCCGGCGGATGCTGGAGAAGGAGCTGGACCAGGCCAACGAGGTTATCAGGGAGATGGTCAAACGTGAAGAACGGATGCGCATTGCCCGGGATCTGCATGACACAATGGGCCATACCCTGTCGCTGATTACGCTGAAGAGCCAGCTGGTGGAGAAGCTGGTTGTGAAGAATCCTGAGCGGGCGCAGGCGGAAGCGCGGGAGATCCAGCGCACCTCCCGCGCTGCGCTGCGTCAGGTGCGGGAGCTTGTCTCGGAGATGCGTGCGGTCACTGTCGCCGAGGAGCTGGCGGAGGCCGGGGAGATGCTGCGCAGCGCGGAGATTGGGCTTGAAGTGGACGGAGATGCCGCGCTTCCGGGCGTATCTGATCTGACGCAGAATATTCTCAGCCTCTGCATCAAGGAGGCCGTCACGAATATTGTGAAGCACAGCGGTGCGGATTTGTGCCGGATTGGCATCGGGATGACGGCTGGTGAGGTACGGATCACCGTGGAGGACAACGGAGTTGGACCCGGGCTGCAGGACGGGGGAGCTGAGGGGGCGGCGCACCGCCGGGACGGCAACGGAATGAAAGGGATGGCCGAGCGGCTGGCCCTGATTGACGGTTCTCTGACCCTGGGCCCGGGAACGGGCAGTGGCATAGGGACAGGAACAGGAACTGGGACAGGAACATTGTTAACTGTGGTGACGCCAAGAGTAGTTAAGGATAGAAAGGACGGGGAAACGGCATGA
- a CDS encoding response regulator transcription factor — protein sequence MISIVIAEDQRLLRGAMASLLDLEDDIEVAGEAGDGAEAVALIERLQPDVCLMDIEMPLMSGLEVAEILKSRGSATKIIILTTFARPGYFERGVKAGIQGYLLKDEPVDKLAEAIRRVMGGHLEVSPELVFGSLREENPLSDREREILKLAGAGRSAGEIASALHLSYGTVRNYISEILGKLEVKSRIEAVRLAEEKGWM from the coding sequence ATGATCAGCATCGTAATTGCCGAGGATCAGCGGCTGCTGCGCGGAGCGATGGCTTCACTGCTCGATTTGGAGGATGATATCGAGGTGGCAGGGGAAGCCGGAGACGGGGCAGAGGCAGTGGCCCTGATTGAACGCCTTCAGCCGGATGTATGTCTGATGGATATTGAGATGCCGCTGATGAGCGGTCTGGAGGTTGCGGAGATCCTGAAATCGCGGGGCAGCGCCACCAAAATCATCATCCTGACCACCTTCGCCCGCCCCGGCTATTTCGAGCGGGGCGTGAAGGCCGGGATTCAGGGCTATCTGCTGAAGGATGAGCCGGTGGACAAGCTGGCGGAAGCGATCCGCCGGGTGATGGGCGGACACTTGGAAGTGTCCCCCGAGCTGGTCTTCGGCAGCCTGCGGGAAGAGAACCCGCTGTCAGACCGGGAGCGGGAGATTCTGAAGCTGGCCGGCGCGGGCCGCAGTGCCGGGGAGATCGCCTCGGCGCTGCACCTCTCCTACGGCACCGTCCGCAACTACATCTCGGAGATTCTCGGCAAGCTGGAAGTGAAGAGCCGGATTGAGGCGGTGCGGCTGGCTGAGGAGAAGGGCTGGATGTAG
- a CDS encoding ABC transporter ATP-binding protein: protein MSQLTNTAQPKTGSPGSSPDAIRSAPPALEVSSVSKSFTHRRRETHVLDKVSLTVEPQEFVSIVGPSGCGKSTLFHIIGGLTLPDAGTVSMDGIPVTGQRGKISYMPQQPALFPWRSTLDNVLLGAELQGTPQPQAREAARHWLAKVGLGGFERAYPHMLSGGMQQRAAFLRAMLAPQELMLLDEPFSALDALTREQMQRWLLELWEENRRSVLFITHNIEEALLLSSRIYVFSGRPGSVLHTVDVPFPRPRRDEITDAPEFLQLKRQLSLWMREEQAKSL, encoded by the coding sequence TGAAGTCAGCAGCGTCTCCAAATCGTTCACGCACCGCCGCCGGGAGACGCATGTCCTGGATAAGGTATCTCTGACGGTAGAGCCGCAGGAATTCGTCTCGATTGTCGGTCCTTCCGGCTGCGGCAAAAGCACCCTGTTCCATATTATCGGCGGCCTGACGCTGCCGGATGCAGGAACCGTCAGCATGGACGGCATCCCGGTTACCGGGCAGCGCGGCAAGATCAGCTACATGCCGCAGCAGCCCGCGCTATTCCCGTGGCGCAGCACACTGGACAATGTCCTGCTCGGCGCCGAGCTGCAGGGCACGCCGCAGCCGCAGGCCCGCGAAGCCGCGCGCCACTGGCTGGCCAAGGTCGGCCTGGGCGGATTCGAGCGAGCTTATCCGCATATGCTGTCCGGCGGCATGCAGCAGCGGGCCGCCTTCCTGCGGGCCATGCTCGCTCCGCAGGAGCTGATGCTGCTCGACGAGCCGTTCAGCGCGCTCGATGCGCTGACGCGCGAGCAGATGCAGCGCTGGCTGCTGGAGCTGTGGGAGGAGAACCGCCGCTCCGTGCTGTTCATCACCCACAACATCGAAGAAGCGCTGCTGCTCTCCAGCCGCATCTATGTCTTCTCCGGACGTCCCGGCTCCGTCCTGCACACCGTAGATGTGCCTTTCCCGCGCCCGCGCCGCGATGAAATCACCGACGCGCCGGAGTTCCTGCAGCTCAAGCGCCAGCTCTCGCTGTGGATGCGCGAGGAGCAGGCGAAGAGCCTTTGA